Proteins co-encoded in one Opitutus terrae PB90-1 genomic window:
- a CDS encoding TonB-dependent siderophore receptor — protein MLAFAHALGAEPPRLRFHLPSGDAADTLAEFGRQSGEQVVYLVDNVRGHRTREVVGQFTAWAALNQMLAGTHLIVHRDGVDGPISVSRRAEIPPPLPRAASPPRAVSSRTDLSDVVVLPEFTVSSQTADRYRAADAISAVRVRASLLDAPSSISVLTRDVLDDLAPIRIFDVTRYVAGVQEGRGIQFQDRMILRGFESNGQRSVDNFLQPADADNIDEVVIDRIEITKGPNAILSPSGSPGGSINVLTKSPLYDRQRSLTATLGLFDAQKLSVDVTDTFGAGSPFAYRIIGSLQDSRRYWSADARLRGRVFAPMFAYRISDRTQLTVKLIGAEHWIFREPLLILDPAVSAQTRQPYLAPGLSTRSRNGIQPWSHVGTHTADLFALLTSNLTDILSLRVAANGRYYFEDSVQEFLATPSLTERYNPMTGELTQDTVWTLDPATNTYVPTHSPFFDPASVPVRGDKQATRRKTVNLQTDLVGKFQLGPVSSQTVAGLALSRQTNYGRGVSGVLPGVDLSQPQRRVVPAWSSDWLFYYVTSFTNWQAYVNQRVGLLQDRLQLTGGLLHYDTKTRSLNRVSSAPPGVLDDEKDMWMASALLKLRPNLSLYYSHSTNSTPVIANDVPLWRDGVQDEVGFKSEFFNQRLSFTAAYFEIAQTNVTVPNPDRQTNPAAPEQLVSDLGNHGYEFEIVGGLTPNLSAIASFSQLKMRDALGRHVRAVADHNAALLLNYRFRAGRLDGLSLNVGVSYNGRRAGDSPINYTPLNVVGQTSFFVPSYYVTSFGASYRWRDFLFRLNVDNFFDDQGYLQQAGGRVSGTGITTAPGINVKASTTWNF, from the coding sequence TTGCTCGCGTTCGCTCACGCGCTCGGCGCCGAACCGCCGCGGCTGAGGTTTCACCTGCCCAGTGGCGACGCGGCCGACACCCTCGCCGAGTTCGGCCGGCAGTCGGGCGAGCAGGTGGTTTATCTCGTCGACAACGTTCGCGGACACCGCACCCGCGAGGTCGTGGGGCAGTTCACCGCCTGGGCCGCGCTCAACCAGATGCTCGCGGGCACCCACCTGATCGTGCACCGCGATGGCGTGGATGGTCCGATCTCCGTCTCGCGACGCGCGGAAATTCCGCCCCCACTGCCGCGCGCCGCGTCGCCGCCGCGCGCCGTCAGCAGCCGAACGGATTTGTCCGACGTCGTCGTGCTCCCCGAGTTCACCGTCTCGAGCCAAACGGCCGATCGCTACCGCGCGGCCGACGCGATCTCCGCCGTGCGCGTCCGCGCCTCGTTGCTGGATGCGCCGAGCTCCATCTCCGTGCTCACCCGCGACGTGCTCGACGATCTGGCGCCAATCCGGATCTTCGACGTCACCCGCTACGTGGCCGGCGTGCAGGAAGGCCGCGGCATCCAGTTTCAGGACCGGATGATCCTGCGCGGATTCGAGAGCAACGGTCAGCGGAGCGTGGACAATTTCCTGCAGCCCGCCGATGCCGACAACATCGACGAGGTCGTGATCGACCGGATCGAGATCACGAAAGGGCCGAACGCCATCCTGTCCCCTTCCGGCTCGCCCGGCGGCTCGATCAACGTCCTCACCAAATCGCCGCTCTATGACCGGCAGCGCAGCCTCACGGCCACCCTCGGCTTGTTCGATGCACAGAAGCTCAGCGTCGACGTCACCGACACGTTCGGCGCCGGCAGTCCGTTTGCTTACCGGATCATCGGCTCGCTGCAGGACTCGCGCCGCTATTGGTCGGCCGACGCGCGGCTGCGCGGCCGCGTGTTCGCGCCGATGTTCGCCTACCGGATTTCCGACCGCACCCAGCTCACCGTAAAACTGATCGGCGCCGAGCATTGGATCTTCCGCGAGCCGCTGCTGATCCTCGACCCGGCCGTCAGCGCCCAGACTCGGCAACCCTACCTCGCGCCTGGTCTTTCGACCCGAAGCCGCAATGGCATCCAGCCGTGGAGCCACGTCGGCACGCACACCGCGGATCTGTTCGCGCTCCTCACCTCGAACCTGACCGACATTCTCAGCCTCCGCGTCGCCGCCAACGGTCGCTACTACTTCGAGGATTCGGTGCAGGAGTTCCTGGCCACGCCAAGCCTCACCGAGCGCTACAATCCCATGACCGGCGAGCTCACGCAGGACACCGTCTGGACGCTCGATCCGGCGACCAACACCTATGTGCCGACGCACTCGCCCTTCTTCGATCCCGCCTCCGTCCCGGTCCGCGGCGACAAGCAGGCCACGCGGCGCAAGACGGTAAACTTGCAGACCGATCTGGTTGGCAAGTTCCAGCTCGGACCTGTCAGCTCGCAGACCGTGGCGGGACTCGCGCTCTCGCGCCAGACCAACTACGGTCGCGGCGTCTCCGGCGTGCTGCCGGGCGTCGACCTGAGCCAGCCACAGCGGCGAGTCGTGCCCGCGTGGTCGTCGGATTGGCTGTTCTACTACGTCACCTCGTTCACCAACTGGCAGGCCTACGTCAACCAGCGCGTTGGACTGCTGCAGGACCGGCTCCAGCTCACCGGCGGGCTGCTCCACTACGATACGAAAACGCGGTCGCTCAACCGCGTGAGCAGCGCTCCGCCCGGCGTCCTCGACGACGAGAAGGACATGTGGATGGCGAGTGCGCTGCTGAAGCTCCGGCCCAATCTCTCGCTCTACTACAGCCACTCGACCAACTCCACGCCGGTGATCGCCAACGACGTTCCGTTGTGGCGCGACGGCGTGCAGGACGAGGTGGGGTTCAAGAGCGAGTTCTTCAACCAGCGGCTGTCGTTCACCGCGGCCTACTTCGAGATCGCGCAGACCAACGTCACCGTGCCGAATCCCGATCGGCAGACCAACCCCGCGGCGCCCGAGCAACTCGTGTCGGACTTGGGCAATCACGGCTACGAATTCGAGATCGTCGGCGGACTCACGCCCAACCTGTCGGCCATCGCGAGCTTCTCCCAGCTGAAGATGCGTGATGCGCTCGGCCGCCACGTGCGGGCCGTCGCCGATCACAACGCCGCGCTGCTGCTGAACTACCGGTTCCGCGCCGGCCGGCTCGACGGGCTCTCGCTGAACGTCGGCGTCAGCTACAACGGTCGCCGCGCCGGCGACTCGCCGATCAACTACACTCCGCTCAACGTGGTCGGCCAAACCAGCTTCTTCGTGCCGTCTTACTACGTGACGAGCTTTGGCGCCTCCTATCGCTGGCGCGATTTCCTGTTCCGGCTCAACGTCGACAATTTTTTCGACGACCAAGGTTATCTGCAGCAAGCCGGCGGCCGGGTGTCCGGCACCGGCATCACCACCGCGCCCGGCATCAACGTGAAGGCTTCCACGACGTGGAATTTCTAG
- a CDS encoding rhamnogalacturonidase — MSAAPVSVRDFGATGDGVTLDTAAINRAITATAQAGGGVVEFPAGQYLSHSIRLQSHVELRLEPGATLIAADPPAVGEAGGYDAPEPNDWSEYQDFGHSHWRNSLIWGEGLENVSITGPGRIYGRGLSRGNGRKALPVGETFAGFDPAKPPDVLEADGAFEIVPRPELKPGPFGYPNARDRLADGVGNKAIALKNCRNVVLRDFSILHGGHFGILATGVDNLTIDNLIIDTNRDGMDIDACSNVRIANCSVNSPWDDGICLKSSHALGVARLTKNVTITNCFVSGYDEGTLLDGTRQRKSVQRGGPMGRIKFGTEAGGGFRNITISNCVFEYCRGFALEQVDGGVLEDVAVTNLTMRDIANAPIFIRLGARFRKPDTTSGGWVQRILIDNVVAYNVSADHGIMLMGLPESGGYARAVEDVVLSNIQIHFRGGGTKEQAARVVPEHEKSYPEPYVFGVMPSWGVFARHVSGLVLRGVDLRVMKPDARPAVVLDDVWNSQLLDVQLQGGGIPTWSLTKVSGLKSRNCTSLPDGDREVMGATELR, encoded by the coding sequence GTGTCGGCCGCGCCTGTGTCGGTGCGCGATTTCGGCGCGACCGGCGATGGCGTGACACTCGACACCGCGGCCATCAACCGCGCGATCACGGCGACCGCGCAGGCGGGCGGCGGCGTCGTGGAGTTTCCCGCCGGCCAGTATCTGAGCCACAGCATCCGGCTGCAGAGTCATGTCGAACTCCGGCTGGAACCGGGGGCGACGCTCATTGCGGCCGATCCCCCGGCGGTGGGCGAAGCGGGCGGTTACGACGCGCCCGAACCGAACGACTGGTCGGAGTATCAGGATTTCGGCCACTCGCACTGGCGCAACAGCCTGATCTGGGGCGAAGGCCTCGAAAACGTGTCGATCACCGGGCCGGGCCGGATCTACGGACGCGGACTGAGCCGCGGCAACGGCCGCAAGGCGCTGCCGGTGGGCGAGACGTTCGCAGGGTTTGATCCCGCGAAGCCGCCGGATGTGCTCGAGGCGGACGGCGCGTTCGAGATCGTGCCGCGGCCGGAGCTCAAGCCGGGACCGTTCGGCTATCCCAACGCGCGCGACCGACTGGCCGATGGCGTGGGCAACAAGGCGATCGCGTTGAAAAATTGCCGTAACGTGGTGCTGCGCGATTTCTCGATCCTGCACGGCGGACATTTTGGGATTCTCGCGACTGGCGTGGACAATCTCACGATCGACAACCTGATCATCGACACCAACCGCGACGGGATGGACATCGATGCCTGCAGCAATGTGCGGATCGCGAACTGCTCGGTGAACTCGCCGTGGGACGACGGCATCTGCCTGAAGTCGTCGCACGCGCTCGGAGTTGCGCGCCTGACCAAGAACGTGACGATCACGAACTGCTTCGTGAGCGGCTACGACGAAGGGACGCTGCTCGACGGCACGCGGCAGCGAAAGAGCGTGCAGCGCGGCGGGCCGATGGGCCGGATCAAGTTCGGCACGGAAGCGGGCGGCGGGTTCAGGAACATCACGATTTCGAATTGCGTGTTCGAATATTGCCGCGGGTTCGCGCTCGAGCAGGTCGACGGCGGCGTGCTGGAAGATGTGGCCGTGACGAACCTCACGATGCGCGACATCGCCAACGCGCCGATCTTCATCCGGCTCGGAGCGCGGTTCCGCAAGCCGGACACCACGTCAGGAGGCTGGGTGCAACGGATCCTCATCGACAATGTGGTCGCCTACAATGTGTCCGCCGATCACGGCATCATGCTCATGGGCCTACCGGAGAGCGGTGGGTATGCGCGTGCCGTGGAGGATGTGGTGCTGTCGAACATCCAGATCCATTTCCGTGGCGGCGGCACGAAGGAGCAGGCGGCGCGGGTGGTGCCGGAGCACGAGAAGAGTTATCCGGAGCCGTATGTGTTTGGCGTGATGCCGTCGTGGGGTGTGTTCGCTCGGCACGTGAGCGGACTGGTGCTGCGCGGGGTGGACCTACGAGTCATGAAACCGGACGCGCGACCGGCGGTCGTGCTCGATGACGTGTGGAACTCGCAATTGCTCGATGTGCAGCTGCAGGGTGGGGGAATACCGACGTGGTCGTTGACGAAGGTGAGCGGTCTCAAATCGCGTAATTGCACGTCACTGCCCGACGGTGACCGCGAGGTGATGGGGGCGACCGAGCTGCGGTGA
- a CDS encoding alpha-L-rhamnosidase C-terminal domain-containing protein has product MRSAFLALIGFVAGGQMLAAAPAVAASGAPAPAEALRKLAWPASWITHPAAPKNEYGVWLFRKQFDLPAKPERFVVHVSADARYRLYVNGESVCFGPQRSDAWVWRYESVDLAPFLQAGANVVAARVVGYGDQTPYAITGVRTSLLLQGDTDREQAVNTDATWKVVRDDSRSTIPVTLPTYIVVGPGSRMDAARHPWGWVQPGFNDARWAAARTLTRGNPYGLGTDMDHWLAPRTIPLMEETPQRLARVRRAEGVEVGEAFVAGRAPLSVPANTRATVLLDQGFETNAFPRLTVSGGAGARVALTYAEALIDRDGNKGNRDEVEGRTLAGITDEFRPDGGVGRLFEPLDFRTYRYLQLEVQTANEPLQIDDLHGVFTGYPFVERGSFRSDDASLAKIWEVGWRTARLCAFETYVDCPYYEQLQYVGDTRIQALISLYVAGDDRLMRNAIELYDRSRIAEGLTQSRYPSVTPQVINTFSLFWVDMVHDYWMHRSDEAFVRARLDGVESVLRWFEHKLDPATGLLGPLDYWTFVDWTDEWPWSEARRIGGEPEGAREGGSSIVSLQFADALVRAAEMGRALGREEAAGRYEKMAANLKAAVAKQCWDEQRKLFADAPTKRTFSQHANALAVLNGLVTGDAAKALMERTLTEPGLVQASTYFRFYLLRALKAAGRGDEYLAQLGPWRTMLERGLTTFAEKPDPTRSDCHAWSASPVYELLATVCGVEPASPGFATVRIEPHLGSLPRAQGVVPHPAGEIRVAYEREGASAVKAEITLPEGVTGEFVWHGKRMPLGAGAQTLRAE; this is encoded by the coding sequence ATGAGAAGCGCTTTCTTGGCCCTGATCGGTTTCGTCGCGGGCGGACAGATGCTGGCAGCGGCCCCAGCGGTGGCCGCGAGCGGAGCGCCAGCGCCCGCTGAGGCGCTGCGCAAGCTGGCGTGGCCGGCATCGTGGATCACGCATCCGGCGGCGCCGAAGAACGAGTATGGCGTGTGGTTGTTTCGAAAGCAGTTTGACCTGCCGGCGAAACCCGAGCGGTTCGTGGTGCATGTGAGTGCCGACGCGCGTTACCGGCTCTACGTGAACGGCGAATCGGTGTGCTTCGGGCCGCAGCGCAGCGATGCGTGGGTGTGGCGTTACGAGAGCGTGGATCTCGCGCCGTTTCTTCAGGCCGGCGCGAATGTCGTCGCGGCGCGCGTGGTCGGCTACGGGGACCAGACGCCGTATGCGATCACCGGCGTGCGCACGAGTTTGCTGTTGCAAGGTGACACCGATCGCGAGCAGGCGGTGAACACCGACGCGACGTGGAAAGTGGTCCGCGACGACTCGCGCTCGACGATTCCGGTCACGCTGCCCACCTACATCGTGGTTGGGCCGGGCAGCCGGATGGATGCGGCGCGGCACCCGTGGGGATGGGTGCAACCGGGATTCAACGACGCGCGGTGGGCCGCGGCGCGGACGCTGACGCGCGGCAATCCCTACGGACTCGGCACCGACATGGATCACTGGCTCGCGCCACGGACGATTCCGCTGATGGAAGAAACGCCGCAGCGGCTCGCGCGGGTCCGGCGCGCGGAAGGCGTCGAGGTGGGTGAGGCTTTCGTGGCGGGGCGGGCGCCGCTGAGCGTGCCGGCGAACACACGGGCGACGGTGTTGCTCGACCAGGGCTTCGAGACGAACGCGTTCCCGCGGCTTACCGTTAGCGGCGGCGCGGGTGCACGCGTGGCGCTGACGTATGCCGAGGCACTGATCGATCGCGACGGCAACAAGGGCAATCGCGACGAGGTGGAGGGGCGCACGCTGGCGGGGATCACCGACGAGTTTCGGCCGGATGGCGGCGTGGGACGCCTGTTTGAACCCTTGGATTTTCGGACCTACCGTTACCTGCAGCTGGAGGTGCAGACGGCGAACGAACCGCTGCAGATCGATGACCTGCACGGGGTCTTCACCGGTTATCCGTTCGTCGAGCGCGGGTCGTTTCGCAGCGATGATGCGTCCCTCGCAAAAATCTGGGAAGTGGGCTGGCGGACCGCGCGACTGTGCGCGTTCGAGACGTATGTCGATTGTCCTTATTACGAGCAGCTCCAATATGTCGGCGACACGCGGATCCAGGCGCTGATCTCGCTTTACGTGGCGGGCGACGACCGGCTGATGCGGAATGCGATTGAACTCTACGATCGCTCACGGATCGCGGAGGGGCTGACGCAGAGCCGTTATCCCTCGGTGACGCCGCAGGTGATCAACACGTTCTCGCTGTTCTGGGTCGATATGGTGCACGACTACTGGATGCACCGCAGCGATGAGGCGTTCGTGCGGGCGCGGCTCGATGGCGTGGAGTCCGTGCTGCGCTGGTTCGAGCACAAGCTGGATCCGGCGACGGGGCTGCTTGGGCCGCTCGACTACTGGACGTTCGTCGATTGGACCGACGAGTGGCCGTGGAGCGAGGCTCGGCGGATCGGCGGCGAACCCGAAGGTGCGCGCGAGGGCGGCTCGAGCATCGTCTCGCTGCAGTTCGCCGACGCGCTCGTGCGCGCGGCGGAAATGGGACGAGCGCTGGGCCGCGAAGAGGCGGCCGGCCGATACGAGAAGATGGCCGCGAACCTAAAGGCAGCGGTCGCGAAGCAGTGCTGGGACGAGCAGCGGAAGCTGTTTGCGGATGCGCCGACGAAGCGGACGTTCAGCCAGCACGCCAACGCGCTCGCGGTGCTCAACGGGCTCGTGACCGGCGACGCGGCGAAGGCGCTGATGGAGCGGACGCTCACTGAGCCGGGGCTCGTGCAGGCGTCGACGTATTTTCGATTCTATCTGCTGCGGGCGTTGAAGGCGGCGGGCCGCGGCGACGAGTATCTGGCGCAGCTCGGACCGTGGCGGACGATGTTGGAACGCGGGCTGACGACGTTTGCGGAGAAGCCGGATCCGACACGCTCGGACTGCCACGCGTGGAGCGCTTCGCCGGTTTACGAGTTACTCGCCACGGTATGCGGCGTGGAACCCGCCTCGCCGGGTTTTGCGACGGTGCGGATCGAGCCGCACCTCGGGTCGTTGCCGCGCGCGCAAGGCGTCGTGCCGCATCCAGCCGGCGAGATTCGCGTTGCCTACGAGCGAGAAGGAGCGTCCGCGGTAAAGGCGGAGATCACGCTGCCGGAGGGCGTGACCGGTGAGTTTGTGTGGCACGGCAAGCGGATGCCGCTGGGGGCCGGCGCGCAGACGCTGAGGGCGGAATGA
- a CDS encoding FecR family protein encodes MNPGDVSAEILRDEHLTQAAAEWLIRRGAGLNSAEAAEFAAWHADPRHAIAFARVEKTQHLLFRLPQAPTAAALMAEADSLMRRARPAKPSRLHGWPTYVTLAAAACVTVALWLAWPTLRPERDIFATLAGQRQSVTLNDGSTLVLNGDSEVQVAFAAAERRVQLHRGEAHFFVAKDPARPFFVSADKVTIRAVGTAFNVRREANAIDVLVTEGKVQVTHGVTGANGAAALPIYLVSGESVHIDTLSSAIAVASDAAPAGEKLLHSAPRLVFSDTPLGEVVALFNRYNQLQIEIAEPELALRAVRGNFDADNAESFIALMERSGDAQIERVSPTKVRLHKAP; translated from the coding sequence ATGAACCCCGGTGACGTATCCGCGGAAATCCTCCGCGACGAGCATCTCACGCAAGCCGCCGCCGAATGGTTGATCCGGCGCGGCGCCGGGCTGAACTCTGCCGAGGCCGCCGAGTTCGCCGCGTGGCACGCGGACCCGCGGCACGCGATTGCTTTTGCCCGCGTGGAGAAAACGCAGCACCTGCTTTTCCGGCTTCCACAGGCCCCGACCGCCGCGGCCTTGATGGCCGAGGCCGATTCACTGATGCGGCGCGCCCGCCCTGCGAAACCCTCGCGGCTTCACGGCTGGCCCACTTACGTCACGCTGGCTGCGGCGGCCTGCGTCACCGTCGCACTCTGGCTCGCCTGGCCGACGCTGCGACCCGAACGGGATATTTTCGCCACGCTGGCCGGACAACGGCAGTCGGTGACACTCAACGACGGCTCCACGCTCGTCCTCAACGGCGACTCTGAAGTACAGGTCGCCTTTGCCGCCGCCGAACGCCGCGTTCAGCTCCACCGCGGCGAGGCGCACTTCTTCGTCGCGAAGGATCCGGCGCGGCCGTTCTTCGTGAGCGCCGACAAGGTGACGATCCGCGCGGTGGGCACCGCGTTCAACGTACGCCGCGAAGCCAACGCCATCGACGTGCTGGTCACCGAGGGCAAGGTCCAGGTGACGCACGGTGTGACCGGCGCGAACGGCGCTGCGGCCCTGCCGATCTATCTGGTGAGCGGCGAAAGCGTGCACATCGACACGCTCTCGAGCGCAATCGCCGTGGCCTCGGACGCCGCACCCGCCGGCGAAAAATTGCTCCACTCCGCCCCGCGGCTCGTCTTCAGCGACACACCGCTCGGTGAGGTCGTCGCCCTGTTCAATCGCTACAATCAGCTCCAGATCGAGATCGCGGAGCCCGAGCTCGCGCTTCGCGCCGTGCGCGGGAACTTCGACGCGGACAACGCGGAGTCGTTCATTGCGCTGATGGAACGCTCCGGCGACGCGCAGATCGAGCGCGTCTCCCCGACCAAGGTCCGGCTGCACAAGGCGCCGTGA
- a CDS encoding RNA polymerase sigma factor: protein MSSHETEHARWFAVEVQPHEPALRAYLQSHFPLLQDPDDVIQETYKRLWVEQTAGRIRHVRAFMFTAARNVALDLFRRTRKIQFEPLTHPEVIDVVKEAPSTAEALSQQQELEILAQAVQKLPDRCRQVMLLRYLKGCSYKEISALLDISPETVKTHLAKGIQQCTDHFAACGLLNERRFFSHEPR from the coding sequence ATGTCATCGCACGAAACCGAGCACGCGCGCTGGTTCGCCGTGGAAGTGCAACCCCACGAACCGGCCCTCCGCGCTTACCTGCAGTCTCATTTTCCGCTGCTGCAGGATCCCGACGATGTGATCCAGGAGACCTACAAGCGACTGTGGGTCGAGCAAACCGCCGGCCGTATCCGCCACGTGCGGGCGTTCATGTTCACCGCGGCTCGCAACGTCGCGCTCGATCTCTTCCGGCGCACGCGCAAGATTCAGTTCGAACCACTCACCCATCCCGAGGTGATCGACGTCGTAAAGGAGGCGCCGAGCACGGCGGAGGCCCTCAGTCAGCAACAGGAGCTCGAAATTCTGGCCCAAGCGGTGCAAAAGCTGCCGGATCGGTGTCGCCAAGTCATGCTGCTGCGCTATCTCAAGGGTTGCTCCTACAAGGAAATCTCCGCCCTCCTGGATATCTCCCCGGAGACGGTGAAGACCCATCTCGCTAAAGGAATCCAACAGTGCACCGATCATTTCGCCGCGTGTGGCTTGCTCAACGAGCGGAGGTTCTTCTCCCATGAACCCCGGTGA
- a CDS encoding glycoside hydrolase family 43 protein translates to MKTNAIGRLIGTGLLLWAATLRAEPMLAWGDQGDGTYRNPILPADYSDPDVIRVGDDFYLVASDFHFVGMQVLHSRDLVNWRIIGQVFDRLTMDASYDEMRGYAQGTWAPSLRFHDGVFYLYVCTPHDGLYRFTAKDPAGPWEMVTVKTVDAWEDPCPIWDDDGQAYLVHSVHGAGPLILHKMNREGTQLLDDGVVIYRGPVAEGPKFYKRNGWYYISLPEGGVEKGGQTVLRAKSIYGPYERREVLPAGSPHQGGIVELDNGESWFIAFKSTGHLGRVAHLLPVRWGADDWPVFGDHGQPVPGGKKPGVGAGGPILHPQTSDDFESAALSPQWQWNHNPVPAAWSLSERRGWLRLRGLPAPEPVVARNTLTQKLWGESGTVTVKLDPRGLSEGQAAGFAFMSGRVFNAVGVARLDGRLRFYSETGLGPVIGEQDVWLRGTYHGEQARLYFSADGETFTDVGAKVVLRFGQWKGARVTLFAYGPAAGAADFDEFQYRHSANPTR, encoded by the coding sequence ATGAAAACGAACGCTATCGGGCGGCTGATTGGCACCGGGCTGCTCTTGTGGGCGGCCACGCTGCGCGCGGAGCCAATGCTCGCGTGGGGCGACCAGGGCGATGGCACGTATCGGAATCCGATCCTGCCGGCGGACTACTCCGACCCGGACGTGATTCGCGTCGGAGACGATTTTTATCTGGTCGCGTCGGATTTCCATTTCGTCGGGATGCAGGTGCTGCATTCGCGCGACTTAGTGAACTGGCGGATCATCGGCCAGGTGTTCGACCGGCTGACGATGGACGCCAGCTACGACGAGATGCGTGGCTACGCGCAGGGCACGTGGGCGCCGTCGCTGCGGTTTCATGACGGCGTGTTCTACCTCTACGTCTGTACGCCGCACGACGGGCTGTATCGATTTACCGCGAAGGATCCCGCTGGGCCGTGGGAGATGGTAACCGTCAAGACGGTGGATGCGTGGGAGGATCCGTGTCCGATCTGGGACGATGACGGGCAGGCGTATCTCGTCCACAGCGTGCACGGCGCGGGACCGTTGATCCTGCACAAGATGAACCGCGAAGGCACGCAGCTGCTCGACGACGGCGTGGTGATCTACCGCGGTCCGGTGGCTGAGGGCCCGAAGTTTTACAAGCGAAACGGCTGGTATTACATTTCGCTGCCGGAGGGCGGCGTCGAGAAAGGCGGGCAGACCGTGCTGCGCGCGAAGAGCATTTATGGTCCCTACGAACGCCGCGAGGTGCTGCCGGCGGGCAGTCCGCACCAGGGTGGAATCGTCGAACTCGACAACGGCGAGTCGTGGTTCATCGCGTTCAAGTCCACCGGCCATCTCGGGCGCGTTGCGCATCTGCTGCCCGTGAGATGGGGCGCGGACGACTGGCCGGTGTTCGGCGATCACGGGCAGCCGGTGCCGGGCGGAAAGAAACCCGGCGTGGGCGCGGGCGGGCCGATCCTGCATCCGCAGACGAGCGACGATTTCGAGTCGGCCGCGCTTTCGCCGCAGTGGCAATGGAATCACAATCCGGTGCCCGCGGCATGGTCGCTCAGCGAGCGGCGCGGCTGGCTGCGGCTGCGGGGTCTGCCGGCGCCGGAGCCAGTCGTGGCGCGCAACACGCTTACGCAAAAACTCTGGGGCGAGAGCGGGACGGTGACGGTGAAGCTCGATCCGCGCGGGTTGAGCGAGGGCCAGGCGGCGGGGTTCGCGTTCATGAGCGGACGCGTGTTCAACGCGGTCGGCGTGGCGCGGCTCGACGGGCGGTTGCGGTTTTATTCGGAGACGGGACTCGGGCCGGTGATCGGCGAGCAGGACGTCTGGCTGCGCGGCACCTACCACGGCGAACAAGCGCGGCTGTATTTCAGCGCGGACGGCGAGACGTTCACCGATGTCGGTGCGAAGGTGGTGCTGCGGTTTGGGCAGTGGAAAGGCGCGCGCGTGACGCTGTTCGCCTATGGACCGGCCGCGGGCGCGGCGGACTTCGACGAGTTTCAGTATCGACACAGCGCGAATCCAACTCGCTGA